One window of Hujiaoplasma nucleasis genomic DNA carries:
- the sepF gene encoding cell division protein SepF, producing the protein MGLFSKKKKIIPTDVEFDDITFLKVNDSKQIYQYAELIMHREPIVLNFDNTLISEANEVLIFLSGVLYACDGEVVKIKDKIYLMAQKSDILGPTLKKFIDNYREEI; encoded by the coding sequence ATGGGTTTATTTAGTAAGAAGAAGAAAATTATACCAACAGATGTTGAATTTGATGATATTACCTTTTTAAAGGTTAATGATAGTAAACAAATCTATCAGTATGCAGAGTTGATTATGCATAGAGAACCAATTGTCCTAAATTTTGATAACACTTTGATTTCAGAAGCTAATGAGGTTTTAATCTTCTTATCAGGGGTTTTGTATGCTTGTGATGGTGAAGTAGTAAAAATTAAAGATAAAATCTATCTTATGGCTCAAAAGAGCGATATATTAGGTCCAACATTGAAGAAGTTTATTGATAACTATAGAGAAGAAATCTAA
- a CDS encoding YggS family pyridoxal phosphate-dependent enzyme, giving the protein MLNLNKLNLLLSQMRDQKLIAVTKYVGDDEILALLDAGVNDFGENRVNVFLEKYLRHQDKHIHWHFIGHLQSKKVKKVINQIDYLHSLDRLSLADEINKHRLESLNCFIEVNISGEENKYGLDFKNVLDFFQKMKEYDKINVIGLMGMATHTSDEVLIRRQFDQLVQLKAQIKEQFNETIALSMGMSNDYLIAIDMGADYLRIGSLLYEED; this is encoded by the coding sequence ATGTTGAATTTAAATAAACTAAATTTGCTACTTTCACAGATGAGGGACCAAAAGTTAATTGCAGTAACTAAATACGTTGGTGATGATGAAATATTAGCCTTATTAGATGCTGGCGTTAATGATTTTGGAGAAAACAGGGTTAATGTTTTTTTAGAGAAATATTTGAGACACCAAGATAAGCATATTCATTGGCACTTCATCGGTCATTTACAATCAAAAAAAGTAAAGAAAGTCATTAATCAAATTGATTATTTACATTCATTAGATCGTTTGTCTTTAGCTGACGAAATCAATAAGCATCGTTTAGAGTCATTGAATTGTTTTATCGAGGTGAATATTTCAGGTGAAGAAAATAAATACGGATTAGATTTTAAAAATGTCCTTGATTTTTTCCAAAAAATGAAAGAATATGATAAAATTAATGTCATAGGACTCATGGGTATGGCAACACACACATCGGATGAAGTATTGATTAGACGTCAGTTTGATCAATTGGTCCAATTAAAAGCACAAATTAAGGAACAGTTTAATGAAACAATTGCCTTATCTATGGGGATGTCTAATGATTATTTAATCGCTATTGATATGGGTGCGGACTATTTGCGAATAGGTTCTTTATTGTATGAGGAGGATTAA
- the mgtE gene encoding magnesium transporter — MDEIKDKLSQEITKILEDNHDFNQIRDLLEDYHHYEIAKVIIDLNDDLLNKVYESLSMISLTEVFEELSPENAFTLLEKMSVTKIINIFELIETDDLVDIIQSIEDIDKQVLYLSMISTEKRKIIKSLLHFDDDMVGSIMNNNFVSLEANMTVKKAIKSVVDQAPDVEYIHNIYIVDEYKHLMGTLSLKELINQGHEKNTLIKDIMLENLIVLYPTTSIEEAIEIMKNYDFQLLPVVNSERLLIGIISFDDTLEAMSEESSQDYASLAGLTDVEIEEDEKVFSSIKKRLPWLMILLFVNLITSSIITEYEKELQTLTTLAIFMPLILNMAGNSSTQGLGVIIRLFATNQLKQKGMVLRHLLKELLTGIINGLIVGIGLFIMVILFNLIRGIPMDQGLNFALVIALSIQLALIVATLAGSLVPLLMNSIKIDPATASGPFITTINDILSLLIYFGLATALISGLS, encoded by the coding sequence ATGGATGAAATTAAAGACAAATTATCTCAAGAAATTACTAAAATATTAGAAGATAACCATGATTTCAACCAAATCAGAGACTTACTTGAAGACTACCATCATTATGAAATTGCTAAAGTCATCATCGATTTAAATGATGACCTATTAAACAAAGTCTATGAATCCTTATCAATGATTTCTTTAACAGAGGTTTTTGAAGAATTATCTCCTGAAAATGCCTTTACCTTACTTGAAAAAATGAGTGTTACGAAAATTATCAATATCTTTGAGTTGATTGAAACAGATGATTTAGTCGATATTATTCAATCTATTGAAGATATTGATAAACAAGTCCTATATCTTTCTATGATTTCTACAGAAAAAAGAAAAATTATTAAATCATTATTGCATTTTGATGATGATATGGTGGGTTCTATCATGAACAATAATTTTGTTAGCTTGGAAGCCAACATGACTGTAAAAAAAGCCATAAAATCGGTTGTTGATCAAGCTCCCGATGTTGAATATATTCATAATATTTACATTGTTGATGAATATAAGCACTTAATGGGGACATTATCATTAAAAGAGTTGATTAATCAAGGACACGAAAAGAATACTTTGATTAAAGATATCATGTTAGAAAACTTAATAGTATTGTATCCGACCACTTCAATTGAAGAGGCTATTGAAATAATGAAAAACTATGACTTTCAATTATTACCAGTCGTTAATAGTGAGCGTTTGTTGATCGGTATTATCTCTTTCGATGATACTCTTGAGGCGATGAGTGAAGAATCATCTCAAGATTATGCTTCTTTGGCTGGTTTAACGGATGTAGAAATCGAAGAAGATGAAAAAGTTTTTTCATCCATTAAGAAGAGACTACCTTGGTTAATGATTTTATTATTTGTTAACTTAATTACTTCATCAATCATCACCGAATATGAAAAAGAATTACAAACTTTGACAACTTTAGCTATTTTTATGCCTTTGATTTTAAACATGGCAGGAAATTCATCAACCCAAGGTTTGGGAGTTATTATTAGACTTTTCGCAACCAATCAATTAAAACAAAAAGGGATGGTTTTAAGACATTTACTTAAGGAATTATTGACAGGGATAATCAATGGCCTTATTGTGGGTATTGGTTTATTTATCATGGTAATCTTATTTAACCTAATTCGGGGAATTCCCATGGATCAAGGTTTAAATTTCGCTTTAGTTATAGCCTTATCAATTCAACTAGCTTTGATTGTAGCCACTTTGGCTGGTTCATTGGTGCCTTTACTTATGAATTCAATAAAGATTGACCCAGCGACCGCTTCAGGCCCATTTATTACCACTATTAATGATATATTATCATTATTAATTTATTTTGGTTTAGCAACCGCATTAATATCAGGATTAAGTTGA
- the surE gene encoding 5'/3'-nucleotidase SurE: protein MKIVLTNDDGYNAEGIQYLYHLLQKYGDVYLVAPHHHMSGASVSRVFWTKVKVHQHEEKIFSVEGTPADSVSLAFHGLNIRPDVVISGVNSGFNLGADTVYSGTVGACMESLKFKIPAIALSADYDHLEQAKKDIESVLDFIFKHNLLSKDYLLNVNFVSKKFKKSKGIQLTDLGFRDTRHYYVAEDDHYVTKRYFLNEVFTEGTDLHAVNHGYISITPLKFANQTQEGLNELRKKVSQLD from the coding sequence ATGAAAATAGTATTAACCAACGATGATGGCTATAATGCAGAAGGTATTCAATATTTATATCATTTGCTTCAAAAATATGGTGATGTTTATTTGGTAGCTCCTCACCATCATATGTCTGGGGCTTCAGTATCAAGAGTTTTTTGGACAAAAGTGAAAGTCCATCAACATGAAGAAAAAATATTCTCTGTAGAAGGAACACCAGCAGATAGTGTTTCACTAGCCTTTCATGGATTGAATATTCGTCCTGATGTGGTGATATCAGGAGTAAACTCAGGCTTTAACCTTGGTGCAGATACTGTATACTCAGGAACTGTGGGAGCTTGTATGGAATCTTTAAAGTTTAAAATTCCAGCCATTGCTTTATCTGCAGACTATGATCATTTAGAACAAGCAAAAAAAGATATAGAATCTGTTTTAGATTTTATTTTTAAACATAATTTATTATCTAAAGATTATCTATTAAATGTTAATTTTGTTTCTAAAAAGTTTAAAAAATCTAAGGGTATTCAGTTAACAGATTTAGGTTTTAGAGATACTAGACATTATTATGTGGCTGAAGACGATCATTATGTAACAAAAAGATATTTTTTAAATGAAGTGTTTACAGAAGGAACTGATTTACATGCTGTAAATCATGGTTACATATCTATTACACCTTTAAAGTTTGCAAATCAAACACAAGAAGGTTTAAATGAATTGAGAAAAAAGGTGAGTCAACTTGATTAA
- a CDS encoding YhbY family RNA-binding protein: MELKGKQKAALRRLANEKDIMFQIGQAGISDQVVQNVLTNLEKHEIGRISVLKNCPDSIDAIIKKLEDHQIMVVYKIGRVLLLYKENKKLKNRIRL; this comes from the coding sequence ATGGAACTAAAAGGAAAACAAAAAGCTGCTTTAAGACGTTTAGCAAATGAAAAAGATATCATGTTTCAAATTGGTCAAGCTGGTATTAGTGACCAAGTTGTTCAAAATGTGTTAACTAATTTAGAAAAACATGAAATAGGTAGAATTTCAGTGTTAAAAAACTGTCCAGATTCTATAGATGCCATCATTAAGAAATTAGAGGATCATCAGATTATGGTTGTCTATAAAATTGGTAGAGTCTTATTGCTTTATAAAGAAAATAAGAAGTTAAAGAATAGGATTAGACTTTAA
- the mgtE gene encoding magnesium transporter: MEAKIVDYKIEILSIIENNIDYPNIIDLLNEYHPYDISRAFIELEDDILLQLIKSVSEEFLADIFEYLNINELKDIIDFFTSQQLAMIFGAMDLDLAVDFIRDLGKKGIEIINHTEVSRRKKMLEMLSYDPDEIGSYLNESFLLIDVTLSIKQAMKYVTEFAHDTDYISIVYIADKDELVGYIKLKDLISARANDSLEEVMETRFPKVYLDDDVEYVAKIMQETRESSIPIIDEDNHLLGVVTHDDLLDIIAEAEEEDYTRFAGLSDYDPDLDTISVIKSVKSRLPWLSILLILSMVTSMILSFFDARLSTSGSGIILAARMAVFLPLILDMAGNTGTQSLAVTIRYLSKNEDTNNDILRRMIFREFKTGIIQGLIIGIIVFGMILFTAYTQNQSLEQMDYLYGLVTSGAIFIALLISTSLGGIIPMLMYRLKIDPAVASGPFITTVSDIITLSIYYTIGMSILLPML; encoded by the coding sequence ATGGAAGCAAAAATTGTTGATTATAAAATAGAAATTTTATCTATTATTGAAAACAATATTGATTATCCCAACATTATCGATTTATTAAATGAATATCATCCTTATGACATATCTAGAGCTTTTATAGAATTAGAAGATGATATTTTATTACAATTAATTAAATCTGTATCCGAGGAATTTTTAGCTGATATTTTTGAGTATTTAAATATTAATGAATTAAAAGATATTATAGATTTTTTTACTAGTCAACAATTGGCCATGATTTTTGGGGCTATGGATTTAGATCTAGCTGTTGACTTCATTCGTGATTTAGGTAAAAAGGGTATTGAAATCATCAATCATACTGAAGTTTCTAGACGTAAAAAAATGCTTGAAATGTTATCATATGATCCTGATGAAATTGGGTCATATTTGAATGAAAGTTTTTTATTGATTGATGTTACCTTGTCAATTAAACAAGCCATGAAGTATGTAACTGAATTTGCACATGACACAGACTATATCTCAATTGTATATATAGCTGATAAGGATGAATTGGTTGGTTATATAAAATTAAAAGATTTAATTTCAGCTAGGGCCAATGATAGTCTTGAGGAAGTTATGGAAACAAGATTTCCTAAGGTTTATCTTGATGATGATGTTGAATACGTCGCCAAAATCATGCAAGAAACTAGAGAATCATCTATCCCTATCATTGATGAAGATAATCATTTGTTAGGGGTTGTGACTCATGATGATTTATTGGATATTATAGCTGAAGCTGAAGAAGAAGATTATACTCGATTTGCTGGTTTATCAGATTATGACCCTGATTTAGACACTATATCTGTTATTAAGTCTGTGAAATCAAGATTGCCTTGGCTAAGCATATTATTGATATTATCTATGGTAACTTCTATGATTTTATCATTCTTTGATGCGAGATTATCTACAAGTGGATCTGGTATTATATTAGCCGCAAGAATGGCTGTGTTTTTACCTTTAATTCTTGATATGGCTGGTAATACTGGGACTCAAAGTTTGGCTGTTACCATTAGGTATTTATCAAAAAATGAAGATACAAACAACGATATTTTAAGAAGAATGATATTTAGGGAATTTAAAACAGGTATTATACAAGGACTTATTATTGGAATCATCGTCTTTGGTATGATATTATTTACTGCATACACACAAAATCAGAGTCTAGAACAAATGGATTATCTTTATGGTTTAGTGACTTCAGGTGCAATTTTTATTGCTTTATTGATTTCAACATCATTAGGTGGTATTATCCCTATGCTTATGTATCGTTTAAAGATTGATCCAGCTGTGGCTAGTGGGCCATTTATCACAACTGTATCAGATATCATCACCTTAAGTATTTATTACACAATTGGCATGAGTATTCTATTGCCCATGCTTTAA